The window GGTTGTTGCAGAATTCGCGCATCTCCTTGACGCCGATCATCGCGACCTTTTCGGCGTTCTCCAGACTGCTGATGGTCTGCTCGTCACTGACGTCGAGCGCCAGCAGGCGAAGCCTCTGAACCAGCGCGGTAACGTCCTGCAGAGGCCCGTCGTGTATCTCGCGGGAGATGCGCTCGCGCTCCTCCTCCTGCACCTTGACGATGTCGGTGATGTAGTCGCGCGAGAGCTGTTCCTTATCTATTGCCGACTGCGCGAGCACGACGAAGGTGGAACGCAGCTGCTGCAGCTCGGGAACAGCCTCTGGCGCCGAGACGTCGGGCAGGTCGTAGCCAAGACGCAGCGAAGAAACCTCTTCGTCAAGTTCGCGCAGCGGCAGGATGACCTTTTCATATAAGAGATATATCGCAAGAATGGTAATAATGGCGAGTGTGCCCATGATGAAGGGCCATACGGTGACAAGAAGCACCATGGAGCCGAAGAGCATCTTCCAGGAGACGGCTCCGATTATATATATGTTTTCGTCGGGAATGGAGTAAAACATTCCCGTAAAATAATCCCCTCCCTTGCTGCGCACCTTTACCGGCGTTGGGGAGTCAAAGGAGTTCACCCAGTCGATGAGAAAATTTACCTTCCCGGGAGAGCCGTAGATCAGCGTCCCGTCTTTCCGGAAGACGGCGAACAACCCGGGAAGGTTCATCTCTTTAAGTACCGCTGCAATGGAGTTCACATCCTCGTCAAGCGGCTTTTTCATATAGGTGCCGTCAGGCTGGACATGCCATTTCTTTGAATCGAGCCTCGCGGCTACGCTGTCCACCAGATTTTCAACGTAATTATTCGCGTTGGACTCCATACTCTTCTCAAACTGGTCGTATACAACCCATGCAAGAACCAGCGCTAAAAGCGCTGGCACTAGAAGGGCGGTTATAAGCTGATAGAGGAGTCCTTCTTTCCTCATTTAGTCAAGAAGTTCCTCCATGGTGACGATGCCGTATTTGAGAGAGAGCAGCATCGCCTCCGTTTTGTTTTTAGCTCCGAGCTTGTCATATATCGAGGCAAGGTGCGTCTGTACGGTGCGTTCGCTGATGAAAAGCTGAGAGGCGATCTCCTTCCCCGAGAGTCCGCGCGCCGCGAGCAGCAGCACTTCACGCTCACGGACCGACACTGGCTCCGGAACGAAGTCCTCGCCCTCCTCGACCGCGCTTGCCACGTCGCTGTCAAGATAGAAACCGCCGCGCGCCGCGATCCTGATGGCGCGTGAAAGGGTGTCCATAGTGGCCGTCTTTAGGACGTAGCCGCGCGCTCCCGCGCGGAGCGCCGCCATAACATACTGGTTCGCGTCGTACGAGGTTAGCATCAGCGAGGCCGTGGGAATGCCCGCCTCCTTGACCTTGCGCGCGATCGCGATGCCGTCAAGCCCGGGCATGCGGATATCGAGCAGGGCCACCTGCGGCCTGTGCGTCTGGATGCCGGCCCATGTGGCATTGCCGTCCGCGTACTCTCCTACAATATTGAAGTCCGGTTCCTTTGAAAGGTATCCCTTGATACCCTCTCGTGTAAGGGGATGGTCATCTGCAAGAACGATGGAAATAGACATTTGTATTGCTCCCTTCTCTGTTTTACTGTTATAACTTCGTTTTTCTTTTTCAGATTGAAAGAATATCCCTGGGCAGCTCCTGTGGGTCGACCCAGATACTCTCCACTCCCGACTCCGCCATTACGGCACGGGCAAGCTCGTCGGGGTATGGGTGAAGGAAAAAGACCTTTTCGCAGCCGGCGTTTATCAGTGCCTTCGTGCAGTAGATACATGGCTCGTGCGTACAGTATAGCCAGGAACCCGCCGTCGCCGTTCCGGCCGCCGCCGCCTGGGCGATCGCGTTGATCTCCGCGTGAGAGCCGCGGCAAATCTCATGTCTCTCACCGGAGGCGATGCCGAGCCGCTCACGGAGGCATCCTGTCTTTTCGCAGTGGCTGACCCCGCGCGGAGCCCCATTGTAGCCGGTGCTCAGTATCTGCCGGTCGCGGACCAGCACCGCTCCCACTTTGCGGCGCAGACAGGTGCTCCTGCTCGCCGCCACCTGCGCCATGAGAAGAAAATATATATCCCATTCCGGCCGGTTCGTCATTTCCAGTGCCTCCCAAACGTTGATAATAAGAAAAATTACCTATCTGATATATCAACCGCCGTAAAAGCGGCCGAATGCGCGCTTCGTAAAATTCCCTCTACCAACAATTATATAATCTATATCCATGCGATAATTTTTTGCACGGAAAATTACTGATTAATCTCAGCTTCATTATCTATACATTCCATAAATAAGGGGGAACGGTATCCACCGCCGCGCCATAATATGAAAACTATTACGCTTGGAGGGCGTGATTTCAATAACCCTCTTCCCTATGAGCGCCCAATAAAACGCATAGCGGCAATAACAGGGCGGCTCTTTTTAAAATACAGGCGATTAGATTAATATACACATAAAACAGAAGCTTCCGCGTGGAATCATCTAGGCCATATACGCGGGGCGCTACATCTCCAACGCGGCGGCGTTTATTATCCTGACGACCCTTTCCCTCAGCTCCGACTGCGGATGGCCTCCGAGCCTCGCACAGACCTTCGCCCTCTCGCCGCAGAGCAGACAGCGGCGTTCGGGCAGCCCCATTTGGGTACGGGAGAGGGCCCCCGCCGCGGTGAGGACGTCAATATCAAGCACGCGGCCCGCGGTCATCGAATTCTCCGCCTCCACCGCACACCTCTTCAGCGACGCCGCGTCATACTTTGAGGCGTCAAACACACCCTGCCAGCAGACTCCGGCTCCGTTCTCAAGGTACTGCTCCTCCACCGGCGCCGCATGCGCATGCTCCAGCAGATATTTACGGCATTTCCTGACAACCGCGAGATCGCGCGGGATGCGCTTGGGATATCCGGGGACATTGAGCCCGATCTGACAGACGAAAAAATTACCCTCCGGCGACCGCAGCCAGCGCCGCTGCCAGGCGGCGCGCTCGTCACGGCCGGAGAGCACCTCCTCAAGCGGCGTCATCTCTCGGCCCTCAGCTTCGCGGCCACGGCGGCGCCGCGCGGCGTATTCAGATAATCCAGCGTTGCCGGAGGCAGCAGCTCCGCAAGGCCGGACTCTTCGCCGTCGGCGATCATCGCGCGCACGCGCGAAGCGGAAATTACCTCGTCCCCAGCCCGGCGGCGGCTGATCTCCGTCACCTCACAGCCCAGCGGCGGCAGAGTCTCCTTCAGCACGGAATTATAAAGCCCGGTGATCGGTGAGAGCGGCTCAGTTCCCACAAAGCGGCGTTCGACACCCAGCGCGGGCACGAATAGGGCGCCGAAGAGCCGCGCGTCAAGCTCAGCCTGCGCGCGCGCCACGGAGCTCTCGCCCCTGTCCTTGAGAAAATAGGTGGGAAATGTCGCCGCGGAGACGGCGTAATGCGAGCTGGAGACCACGCGCACATTGGCGATGTCGGCGGTTCCGGCGTGGACAAGCTCCAAGCGGTCGGCGAAGGGAAAGACGGAGGCATCCTCTTCAACGACGATCACGTAAAATAGCGGCGAGCTTTTCGCCGCCTCTTCGATCAGATAGCGGTGCCCAAGTGTGAAAGGATTGCAGTTCATCACCGCCGCGGCGGCCGGCGCGCCGTTTTCCGCACGCAGCCCCTCAAGAAAGCGGCGGTAATCCTCCGCCCCGGGCGTGCCGCACTCCATCAGCACGGAGCGGCTGGAGGCCGCAAGCTCGCGGAAGCCAAGCCCGGCGAAACGCGGCGCCATCTCCGGCTTTGTATAGACAAAAAGATGATGGATGCCATCTTCATGCGCGGCGCGCATCAGTGCCGAAATGACGGTGCCGGAGAGCCCCGCCTCCTGCCACTGAGGGTCGGCGGCCACCATTTTAATCACGGAGCCGGAGAGGCTTGCCGTGGCGACGATATTCTCCTCGCTGTCCTCGGCGACCGCGGTATAATCCGGCGCGCCTTCGAAAATCAGCCCGCTGCGTTCAAGCAGCCCTTCGACGGCCCGCCGTTCATAGCCGCCGAGTTTGCGCGTTACGCGGCAGTTGAGTCCAAACATATCTATTAGTCCTTTGAAAGTTTCCTTTTTACAATCTCTCCGATAGCCGAACGCGGCATCTCGGTGACAAATTCGATGATCCTCGGGACCTTGTAATAGGAGAGCTTCTTCTTGCAGTACTCGATGAGCTCCTTCGCGGAGGCCCGCTCTCCCTTCTTAAGCACGACAAAGGCCTTGACGATTTCGCCGCTTATCGAGCGGGGTACGCCAATGACGGCGGCCTCATGCACCAACGGATGTTCGTTGAGCGTCTTCTCCACCTCGCGGGCGTAGACCTTGAAGCCTCCGACAAAAATGACGTCGCAGGCGCGTCCGACGAGATAGAGATAGCCCTCCTCGTCAAACCTCGCGATATCGCAGGTATCGAACCAGCCATCCGCAAAGCGCTCCGCCGTCAGTTCCGGGTTGCGGAAATAGCACTTAGCGACCGAGCTGCCCCTTATCCACAGGCGGCCCTCGCGTCCCTGCGGCAGAACCTCGCCCTCGTCGCTGCGGATCTCCGCCTCGACGCAGGAGAGCAGCGTACCGACACTGCCGGGTTTCACCGCGTTGATCGACGGCGGCAGCGCCACCACCGAAGAGGCCTCCGTCAGTCCATAGCCCTGCAGCACCGGAACGCCGAGCAGCCCCGCGGCACGCTTGGAGATATCGGCAGGCAGCCGGTCGCCGCCGGAGAGGATACAGCGCATCGAAGAGGAGACCGCCGCGCCGCGCGAGACGGCGCCGACCATCAGCGCGATCATCGTCGGCACCGCCGTAACGATCGTCACCTCGGCGTTTTTGATGGCGTCCATCGAGGACTCTACGGGCATGAAGGAGGTCAATATCGCCTGGCGCGTCGCCTTCACAAGCGGAAGCAGCGCGCCGCATAAAAATCCGAATACATTTGAGTTGGGCAGGGCGTTCAGGAAAACGTCGTCCTCGTTGAGCATATCGATATGCTCAACGCAGCCCTCTATGCAGTCCAGCAGATTGTCGTGCGTCAGCGGCACGGCCTTCGGTTCGCCCGTAGTGCCGGAGGTATAGAAGATGACCGCCGTCTCCTCGCCCTCCTCCGCGCAGGGGCGTCCGGGGATATTTTCATCGAGAGTGTCCAGACTGATCACTGAGCAGGGGATGCCTTCCTCGGAGATCAGCGGAACGAGATCCTCACAGCCGCGGTAAGTCAGCGCCGCGAAGACGTCCGCGTGACACAGCTGCCTGATGAGCGGCACATAGCCGGAACGGAAATCGATCAGCACCACCGCACCGCCAAGACGCCATACCGCAACCGCCGTCGCAAGCAGCACGGGGCTGTTCGGCATCAGCAGCGCCAGACGCTGTCCCTTTTTAAAATTACTGGCGCGCAGCCGCTCCTCACACTCCTCAATCAGTTCGAGAAAAGCACCGCGCGACCACCAGGTCTTCTGCCACCAGATAAAAGGCTCCGCGGGGAGCCTGTTCAGATTATCTCTGATAATGATATCCAGTCTGGAACTCAACCGCATCACATCCATTGTTTATTTCTGTGGATCATTATAATTTAGATTGTTTTAACCAAATTGATCTGCCGCTGCCATACCTTCCGCCGGATAGACGTGGTGGGAGCCAAGTTCCGGCGCATATCCCCGGCCGCCCCCTTAATGGCCGAAGGTGAGAGCCAGATACGCCTCCCACGCCGCCGAAAACGGCAGCATGCTCTCGGGCACGTCATAGCGCGGATGATGCAGCGGGTACTCAAGCCCCGTGCCCATCAGCATAAACAAAGACGGCACCCTGTGGCTGAAAAATGCGAAATCATCGCCGGAGAGCAGCGGACGCTCAAGCATATTAAGCCCGTCCTCACCGAAAAAAGGAACCCCGACACGCAGGAGTTCGTCCACCATGTCGAGGTTGTTGTCCACTTGCGCGTAATTACGGGTATACTCCACCGACGCCAGCCCGCGGAGCGCCTTCGCAAGGGCCGGGGCCACAGTCTCAATACGGCTTTGTACAAAATCGCGCACCTTCGGGTCAAAGGCGCGCAGCGTGCCCCAGAGGTTAGCCTGCTCGGGGATTATATTATAGGCTTCGCCGGATTCTACCTGTCCAAAAGATACCACGACCGGTTCGCGCGGGTCCACCTCACGCGAGAGCATCGTCTGTATCATGATTATCAGATTGGCGGCAATCGTCACGGGGTCCACCGTCATATGCGGCTCCGCGGCGTGCCCCGCCGTTCCCCTGATATCTATGTGAATACGGTCCGACAGGGCCGTCATGACGCCGCGCCGTGTGAAAAGCTCTCCGTAGGGAAGCTCCGAGGACCAGTTTACGGCGACGCTGCGCCCGATATTAAACTTATCGATGATATTGTTTTCCGTGAGGGTCTTTGCGCCGCTTCGCCCCTCGCCAGCAGGCTGAAAGAGAAAGACGACCCGCTGCTTCAGCTCGTCGCTGTATTTTGAGAGAACGGCAGCAGCGCCGAGAAGCGAAGCCATCTCCGCGTCGTGACCGCAGCCGTGCATCGCGCCGGGCATACATGAAGAAAACGGCAGCCCCGTCTGCTCCTCCGCCGCCGTCGCGTCCATCGTCGCGCGCAGCATAAGGGCGGGTCCGGGGATATCGGAGCCCAGCACGCCGATCACCGATGTCTGAATGGCAAAACCGGAGGTTACCGCCATTCCGGGAATGGAACGCAGCACATGCGTGATCTTTGACGCCGTTATATTCTCCTCAAAGGCAAGCTCGGGAAACTGATGAAAATCGCGTCTCCAGTCCTGCATATCGCCGGAGATCCGTTCAGCCTCCGCCAACAGCGAAGCGCCTAAAGATGAAAGCTCCAGATGTTCCTTCATGCCCGTTCTTCCTTCCATCGCAGAAAAACATGCGAACTATACATTCGAATAGTTTATCACAAAACCGGGAGAACGTGTAAAATAAAGCGTGTGACGGAGGGTTTTCCAAAGCCGCGACACGGTTTCGGCGCTCTCCGAACCGGCGATATTACTGTAAGGGGGATACCAATGACGATTCCGCAGAAAGGGGCCGCGGCGGCCCTTCTCTCATACCTCTGGTGGGGCTCGATGCCCCTCTACTGGAAAACCCTGTTGTCGGTCTCCTCTTTCGAGATACTCGGACACCGCGTGGTATGGTCCGCCGTATTTACCCTCGCTCTGATAATCCTGACTGGGCAGGGCGGGAAAGCCGTTGCCTTCGCCGCGAAAAACAGACAAAAGACCCTCTGGCTCTTTCTCGGCGGCTACCTCATCACCTTAAACTGGGGGCTATACATCTGGGCGGTGAACGCCGGACGCATCCTGGAAACCAGCCTCGGCTACTACATAAACCCCCTCGTCTCAATGCTCTTCGGAATGCTCTTCTTCGGCGAACGGCTGCGCCGCGCGCAGAAGCTCGCGATTGCCGTCGCCGCGGCGGGAGTCTGCATACAGATAATCACCATCCGCGAAATACCTCTCGTCTCGCTGGGGCTCGCCCTCTCCTTCGGCCTCTACGGGGCGATGAAAAAGGCCATCTCTATCGAACCGGCCGTCGCTCTGGTTATAGAGACCCTATCCGTCGCCCCCGCGGCGCTGGCCTATCTCTGCTGGCTGCAGCACACAGGCGCGGCACACTTCCCCTACGCCCTGACGACCGACCTGCTGCTTGCGGGAACGGGCGTCATGACCTCCGTCCCCCTCCTGCTCTTCGCCTATGCCGCACAGCGAATAAAACTGACGACCATCGGTTTCATTCAATACGTATCCCCGACGATGACCTTCCTCATCGGCACCTTCATCTATCACGAACCGCTCTCAATCTACCGGATCATTACCTTCGCCTGTATCTGGAGCGCGCTCGCAGTCTACTCGGCTGACACCCTCATCGAAGCGGGGAGAGAGCGAAGGACGCAGGAATACATCTAGGGAAAGCGTTTGGGCTTTATCAATTTTTTTAAATCAGATCACTATTTTGTATAAAATACAAATCCACGTTATCAGCCTGTTGACATTTTTACTATCTGCGGGTAGTATGTCGGGAAATTATTCTTGACACGAGAGAAGGGTGACCGCATGTTACAACAACACAGAAGCTCCGCATCCGCCTGCGCAGGATACACCCGACCTCGACCGTAACCCTCTGACAAGATCCCCGCGGGCCGTCACGGCCCCAGCATCCCTCACTATATCTTAAAAGAAAAACACTTGGCGGCGCCATCCATCTCCTTCGAGGCGCGGCGGCGTGGCTTCTGTGGCTTTATGGCTGACAGAGCGCGGTAAATATATTCGTATCTCTGAAAGGAAGAAATAAAATTGAAAA is drawn from Cloacibacillus porcorum and contains these coding sequences:
- a CDS encoding sensor histidine kinase; its protein translation is MRKEGLLYQLITALLVPALLALVLAWVVYDQFEKSMESNANNYVENLVDSVAARLDSKKWHVQPDGTYMKKPLDEDVNSIAAVLKEMNLPGLFAVFRKDGTLIYGSPGKVNFLIDWVNSFDSPTPVKVRSKGGDYFTGMFYSIPDENIYIIGAVSWKMLFGSMVLLVTVWPFIMGTLAIITILAIYLLYEKVILPLRELDEEVSSLRLGYDLPDVSAPEAVPELQQLRSTFVVLAQSAIDKEQLSRDYITDIVKVQEEERERISREIHDGPLQDVTALVQRLRLLALDVSDEQTISSLENAEKVAMIGVKEMREFCNNLTPPWLDLGLRHSLAELCNRMSSQLGVQIDLDVEDGDDCDYDDESLPASLCLAFYRVVQESINNSVHHGGATLISVQLEKRGDRITMRIEDNGKGFDMPNDVQELRVQGHRGLSNMKERMRLAGGSLEITSTLGIGTIISCEVPLQTVE
- a CDS encoding response regulator — protein: MSISIVLADDHPLTREGIKGYLSKEPDFNIVGEYADGNATWAGIQTHRPQVALLDIRMPGLDGIAIARKVKEAGIPTASLMLTSYDANQYVMAALRAGARGYVLKTATMDTLSRAIRIAARGGFYLDSDVASAVEEGEDFVPEPVSVREREVLLLAARGLSGKEIASQLFISERTVQTHLASIYDKLGAKNKTEAMLLSLKYGIVTMEELLD
- a CDS encoding deoxycytidylate deaminase, whose amino-acid sequence is MTNRPEWDIYFLLMAQVAASRSTCLRRKVGAVLVRDRQILSTGYNGAPRGVSHCEKTGCLRERLGIASGERHEICRGSHAEINAIAQAAAAGTATAGSWLYCTHEPCIYCTKALINAGCEKVFFLHPYPDELARAVMAESGVESIWVDPQELPRDILSI
- a CDS encoding citrate lyase holo-[acyl-carrier protein] synthase, producing MTPLEEVLSGRDERAAWQRRWLRSPEGNFFVCQIGLNVPGYPKRIPRDLAVVRKCRKYLLEHAHAAPVEEQYLENGAGVCWQGVFDASKYDAASLKRCAVEAENSMTAGRVLDIDVLTAAGALSRTQMGLPERRCLLCGERAKVCARLGGHPQSELRERVVRIINAAALEM
- the citC gene encoding [citrate (pro-3S)-lyase] ligase is translated as MFGLNCRVTRKLGGYERRAVEGLLERSGLIFEGAPDYTAVAEDSEENIVATASLSGSVIKMVAADPQWQEAGLSGTVISALMRAAHEDGIHHLFVYTKPEMAPRFAGLGFRELAASSRSVLMECGTPGAEDYRRFLEGLRAENGAPAAAAVMNCNPFTLGHRYLIEEAAKSSPLFYVIVVEEDASVFPFADRLELVHAGTADIANVRVVSSSHYAVSAATFPTYFLKDRGESSVARAQAELDARLFGALFVPALGVERRFVGTEPLSPITGLYNSVLKETLPPLGCEVTEISRRRAGDEVISASRVRAMIADGEESGLAELLPPATLDYLNTPRGAAVAAKLRAER
- a CDS encoding AMP-binding protein, whose protein sequence is MRLSSRLDIIIRDNLNRLPAEPFIWWQKTWWSRGAFLELIEECEERLRASNFKKGQRLALLMPNSPVLLATAVAVWRLGGAVVLIDFRSGYVPLIRQLCHADVFAALTYRGCEDLVPLISEEGIPCSVISLDTLDENIPGRPCAEEGEETAVIFYTSGTTGEPKAVPLTHDNLLDCIEGCVEHIDMLNEDDVFLNALPNSNVFGFLCGALLPLVKATRQAILTSFMPVESSMDAIKNAEVTIVTAVPTMIALMVGAVSRGAAVSSSMRCILSGGDRLPADISKRAAGLLGVPVLQGYGLTEASSVVALPPSINAVKPGSVGTLLSCVEAEIRSDEGEVLPQGREGRLWIRGSSVAKCYFRNPELTAERFADGWFDTCDIARFDEEGYLYLVGRACDVIFVGGFKVYAREVEKTLNEHPLVHEAAVIGVPRSISGEIVKAFVVLKKGERASAKELIEYCKKKLSYYKVPRIIEFVTEMPRSAIGEIVKRKLSKD
- a CDS encoding M20 metallopeptidase family protein; the encoded protein is MKEHLELSSLGASLLAEAERISGDMQDWRRDFHQFPELAFEENITASKITHVLRSIPGMAVTSGFAIQTSVIGVLGSDIPGPALMLRATMDATAAEEQTGLPFSSCMPGAMHGCGHDAEMASLLGAAAVLSKYSDELKQRVVFLFQPAGEGRSGAKTLTENNIIDKFNIGRSVAVNWSSELPYGELFTRRGVMTALSDRIHIDIRGTAGHAAEPHMTVDPVTIAANLIIMIQTMLSREVDPREPVVVSFGQVESGEAYNIIPEQANLWGTLRAFDPKVRDFVQSRIETVAPALAKALRGLASVEYTRNYAQVDNNLDMVDELLRVGVPFFGEDGLNMLERPLLSGDDFAFFSHRVPSLFMLMGTGLEYPLHHPRYDVPESMLPFSAAWEAYLALTFGH
- the rarD gene encoding EamA family transporter RarD; translation: MTIPQKGAAAALLSYLWWGSMPLYWKTLLSVSSFEILGHRVVWSAVFTLALIILTGQGGKAVAFAAKNRQKTLWLFLGGYLITLNWGLYIWAVNAGRILETSLGYYINPLVSMLFGMLFFGERLRRAQKLAIAVAAAGVCIQIITIREIPLVSLGLALSFGLYGAMKKAISIEPAVALVIETLSVAPAALAYLCWLQHTGAAHFPYALTTDLLLAGTGVMTSVPLLLFAYAAQRIKLTTIGFIQYVSPTMTFLIGTFIYHEPLSIYRIITFACIWSALAVYSADTLIEAGRERRTQEYI